The DNA segment TGTTGATGGAGCTTAAATCATCTGTGCGCCTGAGGCTCCTGAAGGACGAGCTCTTCCGGGCTCCGACGGTCTCCCGGCGTTCCGAGATCCGGCGGGAGAGAGCCAAAGGGGGCCTTTTTAATGGACAAAAGTGGACATGGAGAAAGGTTATGAAGGGCCTCTCTCTTTTTAGCGGTATAGGTGGGCTAGACTTGGCCGCTGAATGGGCAGGCATAAAGACCGTTGGTTTTTGCGAGATAGAACCGTTCCCCGTGGAGATCTTGAAAAGGAGGTGTCCGAATGTTCCAATCGTTGACGACGTGCGAACAGTGCATGGAGACGGATGGAAAGCAGTTGACATTGTTTTCGGAGGATTCCCCTGTCAGGACCTCTCCGTCGCAGGGAGACAAAAAGGATTGTGGAACGAAGACGGAACACCTACAAGAAGCGGACTCTGGTTTGAAATGCTCCGAGTTATTCATGAAATCCGACCCCGTTGGGTACTGGCTGAAAATGTCCGTGGAGCAGTCAATAAGGCCCTCGATACAGTGCAATCCAGCTTGGAGGAAGAAGGCTACAAAGTCTGGAGCCTCGTCATACCTGCTTCTGCGGTTGGTGCGCCCCACAAACGGGAGCGATTATTCGTCGTCGGAGCAAGGGAGGATGTGGCCGACGCCATGTTAATCGGATTACAAACGGAGAGGCCCGAACAGAAAGCAACAGGGGCTGCCGGATGTGATGTCCTTGTGGAGGACCCCGGACGCCAATTGCTCCAGGGGCGCAAGTTCACCGGAGCGGATGAATATGAAGGAGAAATTGGGATTGCCGATATCTCTGAACGATCAGGTAGCACATATTGGCCGACCCCCTCAGTCTGCGGAAACAACAATCGAAAGGGGTTGAGTCCGAACAGTGGCGACGGACTGGCCACGTCGGTCAAGCTCTGGCTCACGCCTAAGACGCCGACCGGTGGGGGAAAGCCGGAGAGATCCACACCCGGTGGGGGGCTTCGGAAGATCGAGGATCAGGTAGCTCAGGTCTCGTCTGGGCAGCTTAATCCCGATTGGGTCGAGTGTCTTATGGGATTCCCCCTCGGCTGGACCGATCCTGATTGCGACGTGCCAGCATTGCCTCCCGGTTGGCCGATGCCGAT comes from the Dethiosulfovibrio salsuginis genome and includes:
- the dcm gene encoding DNA (cytosine-5-)-methyltransferase, encoding MLMELKSSVRLRLLKDELFRAPTVSRRSEIRRERAKGGLFNGQKWTWRKVMKGLSLFSGIGGLDLAAEWAGIKTVGFCEIEPFPVEILKRRCPNVPIVDDVRTVHGDGWKAVDIVFGGFPCQDLSVAGRQKGLWNEDGTPTRSGLWFEMLRVIHEIRPRWVLAENVRGAVNKALDTVQSSLEEEGYKVWSLVIPASAVGAPHKRERLFVVGAREDVADAMLIGLQTERPEQKATGAAGCDVLVEDPGRQLLQGRKFTGADEYEGEIGIADISERSGSTYWPTPSVCGNNNRKGLSPNSGDGLATSVKLWLTPKTPTGGGKPERSTPGGGLRKIEDQVAQVSSGQLNPDWVECLMGFPLGWTDPDCDVPALPPGWPMPMGVTQYEWEPPRTVKGMPHRSKRLKALGNAVVPQQAYPLFRAIVEMERMSRESEVA